A single region of the Vibrio chagasii genome encodes:
- a CDS encoding HlyD family secretion protein, producing the protein MLEGLAIWALFIYLLRLIGMPWNKGTKAFAYLGGTSWLMFVWVGLINLTPMDLSGGSVVQSPHIQLRPDSTNVSGKTTKVHIHPNQDVAEGQLIYEIDDTKYVIARDKAQVQLESAEVALDTARQEVSIAKVSYQSALEDIKASIAQIESAKTDLVLQSKTLDRYQKQNSVAEHTITESDIDQQTAKVDLATHNVTTLESQLSKKEVDAENAKLNIHKAETNVSKQKTEVESAKATLAQAQWDLNSTKVTAPSDGFVTNFILREGQRVSMMPRIQMYTEEKYVLMRVNHQAIRNIKVGQPAEFATAVYPGKIFSATVEGIVEATGEAQASLLGIDEQVRVTTGRNLQNKHHFVRLKIDETEGYDIPVGSVGLAWVSGEKPISFMAFLDVIRGIIIRMKSQLYFFYSI; encoded by the coding sequence ATGTTAGAAGGTTTAGCAATTTGGGCGCTGTTCATCTATTTATTGAGACTGATTGGTATGCCTTGGAACAAAGGCACAAAAGCGTTTGCTTACCTTGGAGGTACATCATGGCTGATGTTTGTATGGGTCGGACTGATTAACTTAACGCCAATGGATTTGTCTGGGGGCTCTGTGGTTCAATCGCCACACATTCAATTGCGTCCAGATTCAACCAATGTGTCTGGGAAAACCACGAAGGTACATATTCACCCGAACCAAGACGTGGCTGAAGGGCAATTGATCTACGAGATCGACGACACCAAATATGTGATCGCTCGAGACAAGGCACAGGTTCAGTTAGAGTCAGCAGAGGTCGCTCTAGATACCGCTCGTCAAGAAGTCAGTATCGCAAAAGTCAGCTACCAATCAGCGCTTGAAGACATCAAAGCTTCGATAGCACAAATTGAGTCAGCAAAGACCGACTTAGTTTTGCAGTCTAAGACACTGGATCGTTATCAAAAGCAAAACAGTGTGGCTGAACACACCATTACAGAGTCTGACATCGACCAACAAACCGCAAAGGTGGACTTAGCAACACACAACGTCACTACGCTTGAATCTCAGTTGAGTAAAAAAGAAGTAGATGCGGAAAACGCCAAGTTAAACATCCATAAAGCAGAGACCAACGTTAGTAAGCAAAAAACGGAAGTCGAATCTGCAAAAGCGACACTGGCACAAGCGCAATGGGACTTAAATAGTACCAAAGTAACGGCGCCATCAGATGGCTTTGTTACCAACTTTATTCTTCGTGAAGGGCAACGTGTTTCGATGATGCCTCGTATACAAATGTATACCGAAGAGAAATACGTGTTAATGCGAGTAAACCACCAAGCGATTCGCAACATCAAAGTCGGTCAGCCTGCGGAGTTCGCAACAGCGGTATACCCAGGGAAAATCTTCTCTGCGACAGTAGAAGGAATTGTGGAAGCAACGGGTGAGGCACAAGCCAGCTTATTAGGTATCGATGAACAGGTTCGAGTAACCACAGGTCGAAACCTTCAGAACAAGCACCACTTCGTTCGTTTGAAGATTGATGAAACAGAAGGTTACGACATCCCTGTCGGCTCAGTAGGGCTTGCTTGGGTTAGTGGTGAGAAGCCAATTAGCTTTATGGCCTTCCTGGATGTTATCCGTGGCATCATCATCAGAATGAAGTCTCAGCTATACTTCTTCTACTCTATCTAA
- the codB gene encoding cytosine permease, whose protein sequence is MAADNNYSLGPVPTSARKGVASLTMVMLGLTFFSASMWTGGSLGTGLSFNDFFLAVLIGNLILGIYTSFLGYIGSSTGLSTHLLARFSFGTKGSWLPSALLGGTQVGWFGVGVAMFAIPVQKATGIDTNTLIIVSGLLMTGTVYFGIKALMVLSAVAVPAIAILGGYSVLTAVDSVGGLEQLQLIKPETPMDFSMALAMVVGSFVSAGTLTADFVRFGKKPASAVLITMVAFFIGNSLMFIFGAAGAAATGQADISDVMIAQGLLLPAIIVLGLNIWTTNENALYASGLGFSNITGRSSTTMSIINGIIGTIFALWLYNNFVGWLTFLSLAIPPIGGVIIADFFANRKRYKDFANAEFQTVNWAGIIAVATGVAAGHFLPGVVPLNAVLGGAISYLVLNPLLNKKALKSQAA, encoded by the coding sequence ATGGCTGCTGATAATAACTACAGTCTAGGGCCGGTTCCAACATCGGCTAGGAAAGGAGTTGCTTCACTCACCATGGTAATGCTTGGACTCACTTTCTTCTCTGCAAGTATGTGGACAGGTGGTTCACTCGGGACAGGCCTTTCATTCAACGATTTCTTCCTCGCCGTTCTCATCGGTAACCTAATTCTCGGTATTTACACTTCTTTTCTTGGCTACATCGGCTCATCTACTGGCCTCTCTACTCACCTCCTTGCTCGTTTCTCTTTCGGTACTAAAGGCTCATGGCTTCCTTCTGCTCTACTTGGTGGCACACAAGTCGGTTGGTTTGGCGTAGGTGTAGCGATGTTCGCGATTCCAGTACAAAAAGCGACAGGCATTGATACCAACACCTTAATCATCGTATCTGGTTTGCTAATGACAGGTACTGTGTACTTCGGTATTAAAGCGCTCATGGTGCTGTCAGCGGTCGCCGTTCCCGCTATTGCTATTCTGGGTGGTTACTCAGTACTGACAGCCGTAGACAGTGTTGGTGGTTTAGAGCAGCTACAACTTATCAAGCCAGAAACGCCAATGGACTTCTCAATGGCCTTAGCTATGGTTGTCGGTTCATTTGTTAGTGCAGGTACATTAACGGCTGACTTCGTGCGCTTCGGTAAGAAACCAGCGAGCGCAGTACTGATTACCATGGTCGCGTTTTTCATCGGTAACTCGCTGATGTTCATCTTCGGTGCGGCTGGTGCAGCAGCAACAGGTCAAGCGGACATTTCAGATGTGATGATCGCTCAAGGTCTACTACTGCCTGCGATTATCGTACTAGGTTTAAATATCTGGACGACCAACGAAAACGCGCTTTACGCATCAGGCCTAGGCTTCTCTAACATCACAGGCCGCTCAAGTACTACAATGTCTATCATTAACGGCATTATCGGTACGATTTTCGCGCTGTGGTTATACAACAACTTTGTTGGCTGGTTAACCTTCCTTTCGCTAGCGATTCCACCAATTGGTGGCGTTATCATCGCCGACTTCTTCGCGAACCGTAAACGTTACAAAGATTTTGCAAATGCGGAGTTCCAAACCGTTAACTGGGCTGGCATTATCGCGGTTGCAACAGGCGTAGCAGCAGGTCACTTCCTCCCTGGCGTTGTTCCTTTGAACGCCGTGTTAGGTGGTGCAATCAGTTACCTAGTGCTAAACCCTCTATTGAATAAAAAAGCTCTGAAATCTCAGGCCGCTTAA
- a CDS encoding cytosine deaminase, with protein sequence MTTLLIKNAKLQDQEGLKQILIENGQFSRILDNDAQINHQGDILDAEGGIAVSPFCEPHIHLDTTQTAGEPNWNISGTLFEGIERWAERKELLSIEDVKSRAKQTLKWQIANGVQHVRTHVDVSDPTLVALKAMVEVREEMKEWVDIQIVAFPQEGILSYPNGKELLEEAVKIGADVIGAIPHFEFTREYGVESLHYVFELARKYDCLIDVHCDEIDDEQSRFVETLAALAHKFEMGEKVTASHTTAMGSYNGAYASRLFRLLKMSGINFVANPLVNIHLQGRFDDYPKRRGVTRVKEMLAANINVCFGHDDVFDPWYPLGTANMLQVLHMGLHVTQVMGYDQINNSLDLISKNSARTLNIQNNYGIEEGKPGSLLILPAENGFDAVRRQVPVQYSVRHGKVIAETQPAKTKINLDKTEDVSFKR encoded by the coding sequence ATGACAACCTTATTAATCAAGAACGCGAAACTTCAAGACCAAGAAGGCTTGAAACAGATTCTGATTGAAAATGGTCAATTTTCTCGCATTCTCGATAATGACGCGCAAATCAATCATCAAGGCGATATCCTTGATGCAGAAGGCGGTATTGCGGTTTCTCCTTTCTGTGAACCGCACATTCACCTTGATACGACTCAAACTGCTGGTGAGCCAAACTGGAACATCTCTGGCACTTTGTTTGAAGGCATTGAGCGTTGGGCTGAGCGTAAAGAGCTGCTGTCGATTGAAGACGTTAAATCTCGTGCTAAGCAAACATTGAAATGGCAAATTGCTAACGGTGTTCAACACGTTCGTACTCACGTAGACGTGTCTGATCCAACGTTAGTCGCGCTAAAAGCGATGGTTGAAGTGCGTGAAGAGATGAAAGAGTGGGTCGATATCCAAATCGTCGCATTCCCTCAAGAAGGCATTCTTTCATACCCTAACGGCAAAGAACTTCTTGAAGAAGCTGTGAAGATCGGTGCTGACGTTATCGGTGCTATCCCACACTTTGAGTTCACTCGTGAATACGGTGTTGAATCGCTGCACTATGTATTTGAACTTGCACGTAAATACGACTGTCTCATCGACGTTCACTGTGACGAAATCGACGACGAACAATCTCGTTTTGTTGAGACACTGGCAGCCCTAGCTCATAAGTTCGAAATGGGCGAAAAGGTAACAGCAAGCCATACGACAGCGATGGGCTCTTACAATGGTGCTTACGCATCTCGCCTATTCCGCCTATTGAAAATGTCTGGCATCAACTTCGTTGCAAACCCGTTAGTGAACATTCACTTACAAGGCCGCTTCGATGACTACCCTAAACGTCGTGGCGTGACTCGCGTTAAAGAGATGCTAGCAGCGAACATCAACGTCTGTTTTGGTCACGATGATGTGTTCGACCCATGGTACCCATTAGGCACTGCAAACATGCTTCAAGTACTCCATATGGGGCTACATGTGACGCAAGTGATGGGCTATGACCAAATCAACAACTCGCTTGATTTAATTAGCAAAAACTCGGCTCGCACGCTGAACATTCAAAACAACTATGGTATCGAAGAAGGTAAGCCTGGTAGCCTACTGATTCTTCCTGCAGAGAATGGCTTTGATGCAGTGCGCCGCCAAGTTCCTGTGCAGTACTCAGTGCGTCACGGCAAAGTGATCGCGGAGACTCAGCCGGCGAAAACAAAAATTAATCTAGATAAGACGGAAGATGTAAGCTTTAAACGCTAA
- the cspE gene encoding transcription antiterminator/RNA stability regulator CspE — MSNTNTGTVKWFNEEKGFGFISQDNGGADVFVHFRAIVSEGFKTLKEGQKVSFEVENGQKGLQAANVVAQ, encoded by the coding sequence ATGTCTAACACAAATACTGGCACTGTAAAATGGTTTAACGAAGAGAAAGGTTTCGGCTTCATTTCTCAAGACAACGGCGGCGCTGACGTATTCGTACACTTCCGTGCTATCGTTTCTGAAGGCTTCAAAACTCTGAAAGAAGGCCAAAAGGTTTCTTTCGAAGTTGAAAACGGTCAAAAAGGCCTACAAGCAGCAAACGTTGTTGCTCAATAA
- a CDS encoding GGDEF domain-containing protein, with protein MNKDEFQKSTANLKKAVPLMMKNRVSTTPANYALWYTYVDNAIPQLTKDMDGVLEHYGICPPAVGDQLYNNYVASKSETNINDLRANLELLVSEVSNSMNDTLTDTSAFSDMIDKSFEDLSRVENESLSIDEVMSLVRQLVSESRNIRHSTQFLNSQLNSATSEISKLKSQLVEVQKDALFDSTTTLYNRRSFDRDLETLCEANQSLCLILLDIDHFKNFNDTYGHLFGDMVLKGIARKLKLSCREGISAYRFGGEEFALIVPNKSMRIARQLADTNRRSLEKLSIKDRRSGEQVGNITASFGVAELEPGESPQSLIERADRLLYEAKTLGRNRVMPL; from the coding sequence ATGAACAAAGACGAATTTCAGAAATCCACCGCTAATCTAAAGAAAGCGGTGCCTCTTATGATGAAGAATAGGGTGTCGACCACACCTGCAAATTACGCACTTTGGTACACCTATGTCGATAATGCGATCCCGCAACTGACTAAAGATATGGATGGGGTACTGGAACATTATGGTATCTGCCCCCCAGCAGTCGGTGATCAACTTTACAACAACTACGTTGCCAGCAAATCTGAAACCAATATCAATGATCTGCGCGCTAACTTAGAGCTGTTGGTATCTGAAGTATCAAACTCTATGAATGATACGCTAACGGATACTTCGGCTTTCTCGGATATGATCGACAAAAGTTTTGAAGACCTGTCTCGCGTTGAAAATGAAAGCCTATCTATCGACGAAGTGATGTCACTGGTACGTCAGCTTGTTTCTGAGTCTCGAAACATTCGCCACTCGACCCAATTCTTAAATTCTCAACTGAACTCGGCCACTTCTGAAATCTCTAAGCTGAAGAGCCAGCTTGTTGAAGTTCAAAAAGACGCGCTTTTTGACAGCACCACCACACTGTATAACCGTCGCTCTTTCGACCGAGATTTAGAGACACTCTGTGAAGCCAACCAATCTCTATGTTTGATCTTGCTCGACATCGACCACTTTAAGAATTTCAACGACACCTACGGTCACTTGTTTGGTGATATGGTTCTAAAAGGTATTGCTCGCAAACTTAAGCTAAGTTGTCGTGAGGGTATTTCAGCATATCGATTTGGCGGTGAAGAGTTCGCACTTATTGTGCCAAATAAATCCATGCGTATCGCACGTCAACTTGCTGATACTAACCGTCGTTCGTTAGAAAAGCTGTCGATTAAAGATCGTCGCAGTGGTGAACAAGTCGGTAATATTACCGCCTCTTTTGGTGTGGCCGAGCTTGAACCAGGGGAATCCCCTCAATCGCTGATCGAACGCGCCGATAGGCTGCTTTACGAAGCCAAAACACTTGGCCGTAATCGAGTTATGCCTCTATAA
- a CDS encoding aldolase/citrate lyase/malate synthase family protein has translation MNMLTFDKTEIQKQSKPFIAEAVFAVETISANQQNEKQVKAKQLLDRLFPLEHGSHQDVTSYVVDYRHIMAYFKDGQHSGLKHPKHFVAYMGEKSDPDSILFRDGSGSHLEVMFGCHKGTGCIELVEIDDIQLESCTTFGQAPTESTNTTLHQETIAAMRHWISLVKGDEKGKPKACSENKEFRAKSGEDYCLNYCFQI, from the coding sequence ATGAATATGCTTACATTCGATAAAACAGAAATCCAAAAACAATCAAAGCCATTTATCGCTGAAGCTGTCTTTGCCGTGGAGACAATCAGTGCAAACCAGCAAAATGAGAAGCAAGTGAAAGCAAAGCAACTGCTTGACCGTCTATTTCCTCTTGAGCATGGCTCTCACCAAGACGTAACGAGCTACGTAGTCGATTACCGTCATATCATGGCTTACTTCAAAGACGGACAGCATAGCGGCCTAAAACACCCTAAGCACTTTGTAGCCTACATGGGGGAGAAGAGCGACCCTGATTCAATCTTGTTCCGTGATGGTAGCGGAAGCCACTTAGAAGTGATGTTTGGTTGTCACAAAGGTACTGGCTGCATTGAACTGGTAGAGATTGATGATATCCAACTGGAATCGTGCACGACATTCGGTCAAGCTCCAACTGAATCAACGAATACCACTTTACACCAAGAAACTATTGCTGCGATGCGACACTGGATCAGCCTAGTTAAAGGTGATGAAAAGGGTAAACCAAAGGCGTGTAGTGAAAATAAAGAATTTAGAGCAAAAAGTGGTGAGGACTACTGCCTAAATTACTGTTTCCAAATTTAA
- a CDS encoding DUF3612 domain-containing protein, with protein MNFTNMALSKSLVRQSHFLGTKIRNLRKRNHLTMEDLSARCIRINPEYAPSVSYLSMIERGKRVPSIDMLEVIAQVFQKSPTWFLDDESEQQAIAPDKGNRGGISGMALEPSFLFSNDILQIAIPEMLSQTGISGRQFAHLLIRAHQESHQNHFPDLERAAEEVGLKRLNLSIEDLIDIARSLGINIRWVTRTPQDVVDELGINAKQLVTSFFEPPGTIFLNEILKEYPTRLKYDLSVYIGHCILHSKEGLKSVLSVGNNNTWDDNQVSGSSQLNSQDILQAWRDFESSFFAGALLCPKVPFRQLLDRTGYEIDVHQRAGVSPSVAMRRMTVVSPYPHWHYFDAYGPGKLKAVYRGNGIPLPWGNMRTVADPCQHWAVFRRLSEPRAGSSAQISILNVGDEPRIYCCESINMTDPAGNNRVLCAGIDLNPAIDAQGGNSREIAEQLKASCVDNGGSVAIPRNIKKDLTTIAKILNINWIERGIETEARLICSRGGECPRQPSCYSKCGES; from the coding sequence GTGAATTTTACAAATATGGCCTTGTCAAAAAGTTTAGTTCGTCAGTCACATTTCCTAGGTACGAAGATACGTAACCTTAGGAAGCGTAACCATTTAACGATGGAAGATCTGTCTGCGCGTTGTATTAGAATCAACCCAGAGTATGCACCTTCCGTTTCTTACCTCTCTATGATTGAACGTGGAAAGCGAGTCCCAAGCATCGATATGCTCGAAGTGATTGCTCAGGTCTTCCAAAAGAGCCCAACATGGTTTCTTGACGATGAATCAGAACAGCAGGCCATTGCTCCCGACAAAGGTAATCGAGGCGGGATTAGCGGTATGGCTCTGGAGCCCAGCTTCCTTTTCTCTAACGACATCCTGCAAATTGCGATACCTGAGATGTTGTCGCAAACAGGTATCTCTGGGCGCCAATTCGCACATCTATTAATTAGAGCCCACCAAGAGAGCCACCAGAACCACTTCCCTGACCTTGAGCGGGCTGCTGAAGAGGTGGGCCTAAAACGACTCAACCTCAGCATAGAAGACCTAATAGACATCGCTAGAAGCCTCGGAATCAACATCCGCTGGGTAACACGCACACCGCAAGACGTAGTCGATGAGCTCGGTATCAACGCCAAACAGTTGGTAACGTCCTTTTTTGAACCGCCTGGTACCATCTTCTTAAATGAAATCCTCAAAGAATATCCAACGCGTTTAAAATACGACTTGTCGGTTTACATCGGCCATTGCATTTTGCATAGCAAAGAAGGGTTAAAGAGTGTGTTGTCGGTGGGAAATAACAACACATGGGACGACAACCAAGTATCAGGGTCTTCTCAACTCAACTCTCAAGATATTTTGCAAGCGTGGCGAGATTTTGAATCCAGCTTCTTTGCTGGTGCTCTGCTGTGCCCGAAGGTTCCTTTCAGACAATTGCTTGACCGTACCGGTTATGAAATCGATGTCCACCAAAGAGCAGGGGTTTCCCCCTCTGTTGCGATGCGACGAATGACGGTAGTCTCCCCCTACCCTCATTGGCACTACTTTGATGCTTATGGACCGGGGAAACTCAAGGCGGTATACCGCGGGAACGGGATTCCACTGCCTTGGGGGAATATGAGAACGGTGGCCGACCCATGTCAGCATTGGGCTGTGTTCCGTCGATTATCAGAGCCTCGTGCGGGTAGCTCAGCTCAAATCTCCATTTTAAACGTGGGTGACGAGCCAAGAATCTACTGTTGCGAATCCATCAACATGACGGATCCGGCGGGTAACAATCGCGTATTGTGTGCCGGCATAGACCTCAACCCTGCGATTGATGCCCAAGGCGGTAATTCAAGAGAAATAGCAGAGCAGCTAAAAGCTTCATGCGTTGACAATGGCGGCTCTGTAGCGATCCCACGTAACATCAAGAAAGATCTCACGACCATAGCCAAGATTCTAAATATAAATTGGATTGAACGTGGGATAGAAACAGAGGCGAGGCTTATCTGCTCAAGAGGCGGAGAGTGCCCACGCCAACCAAGCTGTTATTCAAAGTGCGGTGAGAGTTAA
- a CDS encoding DEAD/DEAH box helicase codes for MSFTSLGLSEPILKAIEAQGYDKPSPIQEKAVPAVLTGKDVMAAAQTGTGKTAGFTLPILELLSKGPRVRQNQVRALVLTPTRELAAQVNGSVVKYSINLPLTSSVVFGGVKINPQMQKLRKGSDVLVATPGRLLDLYNQNAVRFDQLEILVLDEADRMLDMGFIRDIRKILAFLPKKRQNLLFSATFSDDIRSLAKGLVNNPVEISVSPANSTAKTVEQSIYPVDKKKKSPMLAKLIKDNDWRQVLVFSKTKHGANKLARFLDEQGITAAPIHGNKSQGARTKALENFKTGKVRVLVATDIAARGIDIPQLPQVVNFDLPHVSEDYVHRIGRTGRAGEVGKAISLVCADEVGELFGIERLIQQVLERRELEGFSPVNKLPESRLDTRPIKPKKPKKAKQPREHSDGQRSGDNARGHKPAGKNKRHVPGTGSAPKRKPTQGRKPAENNPAAMGEEKSVRNNGSNFKRGNTGKKPASNHSNSQSHSGSQSNPGSQRKPGSQNSQGKVGDTGNAKKSGYGGSYGPGKSSNKPSGNRPSANKPSRSRSKPAPQK; via the coding sequence ATGAGTTTTACCTCCCTTGGCCTTTCAGAACCGATCCTTAAAGCTATTGAAGCACAAGGTTACGATAAGCCATCACCAATCCAAGAGAAAGCCGTGCCAGCTGTCCTAACAGGCAAAGATGTGATGGCCGCTGCTCAAACAGGGACAGGTAAAACTGCAGGTTTCACACTACCTATTCTTGAGTTGCTATCAAAAGGCCCTCGTGTACGTCAGAACCAAGTTCGTGCACTTGTGTTAACACCGACTCGTGAGCTTGCTGCGCAAGTGAATGGCAGTGTTGTTAAGTACAGTATCAATCTACCTTTGACTTCGAGTGTGGTATTCGGTGGCGTAAAAATTAACCCTCAGATGCAAAAACTGCGTAAAGGCAGTGATGTGCTGGTGGCAACACCGGGTCGCTTGCTTGATCTATACAACCAAAATGCTGTGCGCTTCGATCAACTTGAGATTCTAGTCCTAGATGAAGCGGACCGTATGCTAGACATGGGTTTCATCCGCGATATTCGCAAGATCTTGGCTTTCTTACCTAAGAAACGTCAGAACCTACTGTTCTCTGCAACCTTCTCTGATGACATCCGTAGCCTAGCGAAAGGCTTGGTTAATAACCCGGTTGAAATCTCAGTAAGCCCTGCAAACTCGACGGCGAAAACGGTTGAACAGAGTATCTACCCAGTAGATAAGAAGAAAAAGAGCCCAATGCTTGCGAAGCTTATCAAAGACAATGATTGGCGTCAGGTGCTGGTATTTAGTAAAACTAAGCACGGTGCTAATAAGCTGGCTCGTTTCCTTGATGAGCAAGGCATTACCGCTGCACCTATTCATGGCAACAAGAGCCAAGGTGCTCGTACTAAAGCGCTAGAGAACTTCAAAACGGGTAAGGTACGCGTGTTAGTCGCAACTGATATCGCGGCTCGTGGTATTGATATCCCACAACTGCCTCAAGTGGTTAACTTCGACCTTCCACACGTTTCAGAAGACTATGTACACCGTATTGGTCGTACAGGTCGTGCGGGTGAAGTAGGTAAAGCAATCTCATTGGTTTGTGCGGATGAAGTTGGTGAGCTGTTCGGTATTGAACGTCTAATTCAACAAGTGCTAGAGCGCCGTGAACTTGAAGGTTTCTCGCCAGTAAACAAGCTTCCGGAGTCGCGTTTGGATACACGTCCAATCAAACCTAAGAAGCCGAAGAAAGCAAAACAACCACGTGAACACTCGGATGGTCAACGTTCGGGCGATAATGCTCGCGGTCACAAGCCTGCAGGTAAGAACAAGCGCCATGTACCAGGCACAGGGTCTGCACCAAAACGCAAACCGACACAGGGTAGAAAGCCTGCTGAAAACAACCCAGCCGCTATGGGGGAAGAGAAGTCAGTAAGAAACAATGGCAGCAACTTCAAGCGCGGGAATACAGGTAAGAAGCCAGCTTCGAACCACTCTAATTCACAAAGCCACTCTGGTTCACAAAGTAATCCTGGTTCGCAACGCAAGCCTGGCTCGCAAAACAGTCAGGGTAAAGTGGGCGACACGGGTAATGCTAAGAAATCTGGATACGGTGGCAGCTACGGCCCAGGTAAGTCATCGAATAAGCCTTCAGGAAACAGACCTTCGGCGAACAAACCGTCTCGATCTCGTTCGAAGCCTGCGCCTCAGAAGTAA
- a CDS encoding DUF3541 domain-containing protein, with amino-acid sequence MKLKTLTLCTLLSTSVAIAFHAQASSETNGAVEVQENYTATSVPTVQSQTESLYSQEQYFKQSADLIRQTYESQLYTLPAFKEGHYGLRMYRQTLDDKYAAAVWSDMARVASKLSSLSNDVHTMEQIVLYSEKRVASYVGDDDERSVRRYNITKHMPEYLYLGVDLLGSMARANEYGLEHKNDAKLREIIRRYDFSRYVTNEDMVKAWAAQLANQVYWLRQLGEQDVVDEFVETFKKAYPDDKDKKLSSQQFGNKIYGMTHVIFGDSEYYQHQVSEQEHQWIYDYFRENIDTILLRAKEDVIAEVGLTFLLAGLEDDPVVEKTRLAIQSSIDKKRGMIPSITGDFDLEYGEHRNVLAIMLLDWQQVNEAPTFKGNPKVFKTIPYGLVENK; translated from the coding sequence ATGAAGTTAAAAACTCTCACTCTGTGCACCTTATTATCAACTTCTGTTGCCATTGCGTTCCACGCACAAGCTTCCTCTGAAACAAACGGGGCGGTTGAAGTACAAGAGAACTATACCGCAACAAGCGTACCAACTGTTCAATCGCAAACTGAATCGCTCTACTCTCAAGAACAATATTTCAAACAATCAGCCGACTTGATTCGTCAGACCTATGAAAGCCAGCTTTACACGCTTCCGGCCTTTAAAGAGGGGCATTACGGACTGCGCATGTATCGTCAAACATTAGATGATAAATACGCAGCAGCGGTATGGAGCGATATGGCTCGCGTGGCGAGTAAGCTCAGCAGCCTGTCGAATGATGTTCACACCATGGAGCAAATCGTCCTTTATTCAGAGAAACGTGTTGCTTCTTACGTCGGTGATGACGATGAGCGCAGTGTACGACGTTACAATATCACCAAGCATATGCCCGAATATCTATATCTAGGCGTTGATCTTCTTGGCTCTATGGCACGTGCCAATGAATACGGTTTGGAACACAAGAACGATGCCAAGCTACGCGAAATCATTCGTCGCTATGACTTTTCTCGTTATGTAACCAATGAAGACATGGTGAAAGCGTGGGCAGCTCAGCTCGCTAATCAGGTTTATTGGCTGCGCCAACTGGGTGAGCAAGATGTGGTTGATGAGTTCGTCGAGACCTTTAAAAAAGCCTACCCTGACGACAAGGATAAGAAGCTCTCTAGCCAACAGTTTGGCAATAAGATTTACGGCATGACACACGTCATCTTCGGTGACTCTGAGTACTATCAACATCAGGTCAGCGAACAAGAACACCAATGGATCTACGATTACTTTAGAGAGAACATCGATACTATCCTGCTGCGTGCCAAAGAAGATGTTATTGCCGAGGTTGGCTTAACCTTCCTATTGGCAGGCCTTGAAGATGATCCAGTGGTAGAGAAGACTCGACTTGCTATCCAATCCTCGATTGATAAGAAGCGCGGTATGATCCCTTCAATCACCGGTGATTTTGATCTTGAATATGGAGAGCACCGCAACGTATTGGCAATCATGTTGCTTGACTGGCAACAAGTGAATGAAGCACCAACCTTTAAAGGGAACCCAAAGGTATTTAAAACGATTCCTTACGGGCTCGTTGAGAATAAATAG
- a CDS encoding class I SAM-dependent methyltransferase translates to MHWRDRFKVYWYHRKQTHRWKGDKAKSLGWTNEESQLCRFEVIARATDFEKKSVLDLGCGYGDLFELLDSIYRLQSYTGVDQHSGFLKTAKQKYTEDRCQFIAGDMSKMPLETHDVVIASGSLNYICRDSDYLTNMITRMFDLANQTVIFNLLNSSQYPSSNTLMSYHPQGVYRFCKTQCDDVSLIEGYTEGDFTIVMNKAV, encoded by the coding sequence ATGCATTGGCGCGATCGTTTTAAGGTGTATTGGTATCACCGAAAGCAAACCCATCGTTGGAAAGGGGACAAAGCAAAGTCTCTAGGTTGGACCAACGAAGAGAGCCAGTTGTGTCGCTTCGAAGTGATCGCGCGCGCTACAGACTTCGAGAAAAAAAGTGTTTTGGATTTAGGGTGTGGTTACGGAGATCTGTTTGAACTACTCGACAGCATTTATCGTCTCCAATCATACACAGGTGTTGACCAGCACTCTGGCTTCCTTAAAACGGCCAAGCAAAAATACACAGAAGATCGATGCCAATTTATTGCAGGTGACATGAGCAAGATGCCTCTTGAAACCCATGACGTGGTTATCGCTAGCGGTTCATTGAATTACATTTGTCGAGATTCTGATTACCTGACGAATATGATTACTCGGATGTTTGACCTAGCAAATCAAACCGTCATATTTAACCTTCTTAACTCTAGCCAGTACCCTTCGAGCAATACCTTGATGAGTTATCACCCCCAGGGCGTTTATCGCTTCTGTAAAACGCAGTGTGACGATGTCTCTTTGATTGAGGGTTACACCGAAGGTGATTTCACTATAGTGATGAACAAGGCTGTCTGA